In Stenotrophomonas lactitubi, the genomic window TCAAGGACAAGTGCAACCGCGCCAGCAACCAGACCCTGCGCGCTGGCAACGTGATCCACCTGTCCAACCTGTGCACCGAAATCCTGGAAGTCACCTCGGCTGAAGAGACCGCGGTGTGCAACCTGGGTTCGATCAACCTGGGCAATCACTTCGACGGCAACGGCGAGTTCGATTTCGACAAGCTGGCCGACACCGTGCGCCTGGCCGTGCGCCAGCTGGACCGCGTGATCGACCTGAACTTCTACCCGATCGAATCGGCACGTCGCGGCAACCTGCGCTGGCGTCCGGTCGGCCTGGGCTGCATGGGCCTGCAGGACGTGTTCTTCCGCAAGCGCCTGCCGTTCGATGGCGCCGAAGCCCGCGCGCTGTCGAAGAAGATTGCCGAGACCATCTACTTCCACGCGCTGGAAACCTCGGTGGAACTGGCCCAGGAACGTGGCAAGCATCCGTCCTTCGCCGACACCCGTGCGGCCAGCGGCGAGCTGCAGTTCGATGCCTGGAACGTGGTGCCGGAAGATGCCGCACGCTGGGATGCCCTGCGTGAGCGCATCAAGGAACACGGCCTGCGCAACTCGCTGATGATCGCGATTGCCCCGACCGCGACCATCGCGTCCATCGCCGGCTGCTACGAGTGTGTGGAACCGCAGGTGTCCAACCTGTTCAAGCGCGAGACCCTGTCCGGTGACTTCCTGCAGGTGAACCGCTACCTGGTGAACGAGCTGAAGAAGCTGGGCCACTGGACCCCGGAAATGCGCGATGCGATCAAGCTGGCCGACGGCTCGATCCAGGCCATCACCCAGATCCCCGAAACGCTGCGCCACGTCTATCGCACCGCGTGGGAGCTGCCGATGCGTTCGCTGATCGACATGGCCGCCGACCGTGGCGCCTTCATCGACCAGTCCGCCTCGCTCAACCTGTTCATGGAAAGCCCGAGCATCGGCGCGATGTCGTCCATGTACATGTACGCCTGGAAGCAGGGCATCAAGACCACCTACTACCTGCGTTCGCGTCCGGCCACCAAGATCGCCAAGACCACGGTCAGCCACGTGGCCAGCGTTGCACCGGAAAAGGTGTTCAGCCCGGAAGAGGCCATCGCCTGCTCGCTGGAGAACCCGGAAGCCTGCGAGGCCTGCCAGTAAGACGCGCCGTGCCGGCGATCGCCGGCACCTCATACCTGTAGAGCCGAGCCATGCTCGGCTGCAGAGAGACACCCACGGTAGCGCCGGGCCATGCCCGGCCGCTCACCCAGGAATTCAAGGAAACACCCATGGCCGACAAGCCCAAGCAGATGCTGCTCGATCCCGGTTTTGAACTGACCCTGCGCCCGATGCGCTACCCGCAGTTCTATGACATGTACCGGAATGCGATCAAGAACACCTGGACGGTGGAAGAGATCAACTTCCAGATCGACATCAGCGACCTGCACAGCAAGATGTCGCCGGGCGAGCGTCACCTGATCCACCGTCTGGTCGCGTTCTTCGCCACCGGCGATTCGATCGTGTCCAACAACCTGGTGCTGAACCTGTACCAGCACTTGAACGCGCCCGAAGCGCGCATGTACCTGTCGCGCCAGCTGTACGAAGAAGCGCTGCACGTGCAGTTCTACCTGACCCTGCTGGACAACTACCTGCCGGATCCGGACGAGCGCGTCAAAGCCTTCGCCGCAGTTGAGAACATCGACTCGATCAAGAAGAAGGCGGATTTCTGCTTCAAATGGATCGACTCGATCCAGGACCTGAAGCGCATCGAGACCCGCGAAGAGCGCCGCCAGTTCCTGCTCAACCAGATCTGTTTCGCTGCGTGCATCGAAGGCCTGTTCTTCTTCGCCGCGTTCGCCTACGTGTACTACTTCCGTTCGCGCGGCCTGCTCAACGGCCTGGCCTCGGGCACCAACTGGGTGTTCCGCGACGAAAGCGCGCACATGGAATTCGCCTTCGAGTGCGTGGACGTGATCCGCGAGGAAGAGCCGGATCTGTTCGACGACAAGATGAAGCAGGATGTCTACGACATGCTGGCCGAAGCCATCGAGTGTGAAGTGCAGTTTGCCGAGGACGTGCTGTCCGGTGGCGTGGCGGGCATTTCCACCCGTGACATGCGCCAGTACCTGCAGCACTGCGCCGACAACCATTTCCATCGCCTGGGCATGGAGCGCAAGTACAACGTGCGCAACCCGCTGAGCTTCATGGAACTGCAGGACGTGCAGGAACTGACCAACTTCTTCGAACGCCGCGCCTCGGCCTACCAGGTGGGCGTGAAGGGCGAAGTCGCCTTCGACATGAACTTCTGATCGAACCGGTCAGGTCTGTCGCAACGAGAAACCCCGGCCAACGCCGGGGTTTTTCGTTTTTGCGGTAGCGCCGGGCCATGCCCGGCGAGCGCGCAGCGCGGAAGGTTTTCAGGGTGCCGTGCGCACCGCCAACCCGGCCAGCACCGGGCCCGGATGTCGGTCATCCATCTCCGAGCCGTCGCCACCGGGCGCGTGGATGATGGATTCACATACCGCTTTCGCCAGCGGTGAAGACCGTGGATCGATTTACCGAGCCGACTTGCCACATCGGCGACTGAGTGCCCACGGCCAGTGACCTGCTTGACTCCGACGTCGTGCTAGATTCGCGAAAATGGGACTCCCGCGAGAGGTACTTTCATGAATGCATCGGTCGAGAAATGCGCTTCTTCATCAAAAGATGGACTTCGGCGCCGCCCCTGGGTAGCAGGGTATCGCTGCCTCACAATCACTATTGCAGCGTTGGTACTGTCAGCGTGTTCGAGCGGTGCACGCCCAACCCCCTCGCATCATTTGAATCAAAGACAGTCCGTCAAATCAGGGAGTGAAATTGGTATGGAGCGATTCAAGAACGATATCGAGCGTTTGGCTAGCGTGCGTTTTGATGATGTCGACGCATTGAATGAACAACTTCACACGCACCTGGGTGCACCGACGCGACAGGGCCTGCGGGACGAGCGGACCGCAGAACGCGGAAGGTTGGGCGACCTTGAGGTCCGGAACATCACGCTGAGAAGTCCTGCCGACGATCCTACGCACGCGACCCTGATCTTTGAGGTCGCGCCACCGAGCATCGCGCTCGAGGAAATCATCTGGGAGAACTCCGCCATAGAGCCACCTCACCCCGATGCGCCTGGCTCCCGCCCTTACTGGTCTGCTCAGGTGAACAGTGCCAAGGTTGTGCTCGGGCTCTCCCTTGACTACAAGACGCTGACCTTCGTATCGATCAGTCAGCGCTAACCCCCTGTCATTGCGAAGGAGCCGCACCATGGAACGTAATGAAGAACTTGCACTGTCTCAGCCGCAGGAGGGTGGCCGACCAGGAACCACACGTCGTCCGGCTTCGCCATTGGCCGATCCCTCGCTGGCGCCGCTTCTGGCGAAATCCCCAACACTTCGAGCGGGTCTCGCACAGGCTGATCGCGACAACCTGGGTGTCGAATGGGGGCGAGCCGGTGACGGCACCTATCTTATTCCCGGTGTGAAGATCGTTATTGACGAGAACGCAATCGGGCAAGGCTCCAGAATCGCACGTTCTCTTTCTCACGAAGTTGGGCACCATCTCTTCACCGAACCATCAGATCCGACGACTAAGCAATCCTATGTAAACAGCAAGTTGCGAGGAGAAGCAGCTGCGACTCTCAGCAATGTCCAGGTCCAGCGCGAAATTGTCGCCGCTGGCGGTCCGGACATTGGCGTTTCCGGCACAGGTAACCGGCCACAACAATATGGAGCCATTGCGGCGGAACTCCAGGCTGGACGGATCAACCGCAGCCAAGCGATTGAACAGATCGCTGAGGTTTTCAAGACGGAGGCTCCATCTGTTGGTCCTCATGCGAATTACGAGCTTTACTACGGCGCGTTCTATGACCAGCACATAGCGCCCTCGCAGCGGCAGCGACGACGCAGGCCAGAGCCAGAACTTGACGCCGAACGCACCGCAGTTGCGGACAGAGTTGGCACTCCCGCCGACGACTCACCGTCGCTGCATCGAGTGTCTTCTTCAACAGCTGAACTTGGCGATGCAGACCGTGCTCTCTATATGCAGATCAGGGCTGGTGTGGAACGCCTGGACGCCGAGCATGGGAAGCCGTGGGACGAGTCGAGTCAGCGCATGTCCGCAAGCCTGCTGGTACTGGCGAAGGAGCAGGGGCTTTCGCGGGTTGACCATGTTGTGTTGAACAGCCCGACAGAAAGCCTGGCTCGGGGTGAGAGGGTCTTCATAGTGGAGGGAGCAATGGATGATCCAGCCCATCGCCGAGGACACATGAATACGATGGATGCGCTTCGTGCGCCTGAAGCGGAGTCGCTTCATCGTGCTGATGCATTGAGTCAATCGCAAGCAGCGATCCTTGAACTACAGCCGGCACAGCATGTTCATACGCAGGACGGCCCATCGATCTTGAGATAGGAGTATCGCTGCAGCATCGGA contains:
- a CDS encoding ribonucleotide-diphosphate reductase subunit beta, which translates into the protein MADKPKQMLLDPGFELTLRPMRYPQFYDMYRNAIKNTWTVEEINFQIDISDLHSKMSPGERHLIHRLVAFFATGDSIVSNNLVLNLYQHLNAPEARMYLSRQLYEEALHVQFYLTLLDNYLPDPDERVKAFAAVENIDSIKKKADFCFKWIDSIQDLKRIETREERRQFLLNQICFAACIEGLFFFAAFAYVYYFRSRGLLNGLASGTNWVFRDESAHMEFAFECVDVIREEEPDLFDDKMKQDVYDMLAEAIECEVQFAEDVLSGGVAGISTRDMRQYLQHCADNHFHRLGMERKYNVRNPLSFMELQDVQELTNFFERRASAYQVGVKGEVAFDMNF
- a CDS encoding XVIPCD domain-containing protein: MERNEELALSQPQEGGRPGTTRRPASPLADPSLAPLLAKSPTLRAGLAQADRDNLGVEWGRAGDGTYLIPGVKIVIDENAIGQGSRIARSLSHEVGHHLFTEPSDPTTKQSYVNSKLRGEAAATLSNVQVQREIVAAGGPDIGVSGTGNRPQQYGAIAAELQAGRINRSQAIEQIAEVFKTEAPSVGPHANYELYYGAFYDQHIAPSQRQRRRRPEPELDAERTAVADRVGTPADDSPSLHRVSSSTAELGDADRALYMQIRAGVERLDAEHGKPWDESSQRMSASLLVLAKEQGLSRVDHVVLNSPTESLARGERVFIVEGAMDDPAHRRGHMNTMDALRAPEAESLHRADALSQSQAAILELQPAQHVHTQDGPSILR